Genomic DNA from Carassius gibelio isolate Cgi1373 ecotype wild population from Czech Republic chromosome B14, carGib1.2-hapl.c, whole genome shotgun sequence:
CACCCAAAACAACCTAGCAATCTTCAAATGAAGCCATATCAACAACCTGGAAACCAAGCAAAACACCAAAGCAGTGACCCAGAACAGCCTAACAACACTCAAACCAAGCAACCCTCCAGTGGCCAAGCAATTAGTGTTAAGTTTGTGTCCTGTATCCAAATACATTTAAGTtattatcatatttagtcaaccttgccctgtttttgttgtgttttagtcgactaaatgtcTGAGCATTTTAGTGGATAAAATCTTAgccacatttaaaacaacagtggtcgagtaagtgcatttattcagcaaaCACAATCGCAAAACAAAAAAGTCAAGATCTCATGACAGAACACAGACTGGCTGAATGACACTTTCATTTAAGCCAAGCATCTCACATGGAGATCGCTAAACTTCAGCTTTCTTGTTTGTCTGTGTTATCATATTATCATCAGAGCTTCCTCAACGAAGGTCGGGTGTCTGAGCATGGTTTCAATTACTAAGCAAAACACTtgggcagaaaatgtatccttttaAAAAAGAAGCGTCTTATTTGGGGGATTTGAactcttgatatctggcaacTGCACAAATGGAAGCTCATGTATTAGAAGCATGTACGGCagtctgtaataatattttaaaagagatttctgtatagtttttatctgttgaaatacattttattctcgTCTTTTGTTGTCAACAATATTGCATGCTGATATAGTCACAGTTATCTTTTATGGACCTCGGCATCAACTTGCTTTAGTCatggaaaaacattttcattatagttttcattaacaAAATTAACACTACTAGCAACTCCATGGCAAACACCCAAAACACTCCAGCAGCCAGTGCAAACAACCAAGCAACCTACTAAAAATGCCATAGCAACTCTCTGGCAAACACCAGAACATTTGCAACCCCCTAACAATCCCCCTTCTAACAATACACAAGCAACTCCATGGCAACACCCAGAACACCCCAGCAACTCCCTGGCAACCATGAATAAAAACCTTTCAACCCATATAACAGTGCCCTAGCAactccctggcaaccacccagaacacactTGCAAATCCCTGGCAACCACAAAGAACAGCCAAACAACTCTTCTGACAGTGCACTAGCAACTCCCTGACAACCACTCAGAATGCCATAGAAACATCCAACTAATAATATTAAAGCAACTTCCTGACAACTACCTAAAATAAATTAGCAACATTCTAACAATGCACAAGTTACTCCCTGGCAACCACAAAGAACAACCCAGCAACTCTCTAAAAGTGTTTCAGCAACCATCCCGAGCAACCTAGCAACCCTCCCTAGAAACTCCCTGGCAAACAAAAAGAACAACCTAACAACCCTTCTAACAGTGCCCTAGCAACTCCCtgacaaccacctagaacacacTAGCAATCAGCCCTAAACAATCTAGAAATCCCCTAACAAAAACCCTCGACATTCCCTGGCAACCACAAAGAACAACCTAGCAACTCCCCTTCTAACAGTGCACTAGCAACTCCCTGACAACCATTCAGAATGCCATAGAAACATCCTACTTACTAGCATCGCAAACTCCCTAACAACTacccaaaacaaataaacaacattcCAACAATGCACTTGCAACTCCCTGGCAACCACAAAGAATAACCTAACAACCCTTTCTAACAGTTTCCTAGCAACTCCCAGCCAACCACAAAAAACAACTCTCTAGTGTTTCAGCAAAAACCTAGCAACCCCCAACAGTGCCCTATAATCTCATCAGTCCCATACCTATAACAAATGATGTAGAAAGTCCCTGGCAACCACAAAGAACAACCTAACAACCCTTCTAACGGTGCCCTAGCAACTCCCTGGCAACCACCAGAACACACTAGAAATCAGCTAACTGAACCCAACCGAAACAACCCCTAACAAATACCATAGCAACACAATGGTAACCACCCAGAAACCATAGAAACCACATTACAACATGCTAAAACCACTAAGAACATCTTGGCAACCACACAGATATGTCCTGGCAACTGCCACAGCGTTCTGATAAATGTACACCAATGAGCTACAACTATACATTGAATACTTTGGTATTACCAtcatatcatgtaaaaaaaactgttatactGTGGTACTCTGAGGTATTTGGAGTTAGTGAGTGCTGAGTAAAGTATATGTCAGTATGCACTGAGAAACACCACATTCAAGCCATTACACACACTacatgcacctgtgtgtgtgtgtgtttgagtgtgtgtgtgtgtgtgagtgcagtgGTTCATCCATTAGgtttccctgtgtgtgtgtgtgtgtgtgtgtgtgtgtgtgtgtgtgtgtgtgtgtgtgtgtgagagagttatGTGTGTAATATAACTGGTAGCGTTTTCCTCTTTCTGTGTGTCTCAGAGGTGCTGTACGCTCTGACTGGTTAATATTGTATGTCAGAGGCTTAAACACACTCGTGTGTATCTCACTTTGTAACATCTCCCAGAGCTTCGTTCAGTTCGACGCTCTGAATGACCTCATACCACTGCAAAGCATGAACTGCCAGCCAAACCTATCTAATCATCACAAAAAGAAGTTAAAAAGACCACATTTGATGTAACTGTTGTTATTGGAATATTGGAAAAAGGAGTCCGATTTCTTCAAATCTCATTAGATCCCACCGAAAGCAGTTAAAGGCTCCGGATAATGAACAGACGACTGTCTGCTGGGAGTCACTGCACAGAATAAAGACAGACTTTACAAACTACATCTTTCATTCAAGCGGACACACCAGATCCATCTCCACTCACTCTATATGCTCATCCTGCCTGCTGTTGGTTGTTTTGATTCATTTCTGTGCACACAGGGTTCAAAATAAACACCCGTGAATGACATTTGCTTATAAAAATTCAGCTCTGTTGAGTAAATAAAATGGAATTACCAACTAGCTGACCATTCAGTGAAGCAATGAACATCATGAATACAGTTAAATCTCAATACCTTCAGGACTACATTCACAATATACAACACGGACTTGAGCTGCTCGCTGTTTTAATGAAACTGTTAACTcataatagaaatattaaatgcatatattttcatGAAAACCTTATTTTATGAATCAAATTGACTGGTGTCCTTCTCCACTACATGGTCTAGCGTTAAGATAAAGGTAAACtcagaattaaaatgaaattcagtttttgttttaatgcaatttagctataaaagcaaagaaaaccattttgaaaataGTTGTAAAAGCTTTATAAGCTTTTAGTTTTAAAAGCTTTAAGATTTATATTCTGAAAGAATGATAGATGAacaaaacaacaatatatattaaacagacagacaaacagacagacaggtagacagatagatagacaagatagatagatagacagatagatagatagatagatagatagatagatagatagatagatagatagatagatagatagatagatagatagatagatagatttaattTCCCAGAACGCATCACCTGTGTTGAATTTCCCTGAATTATTATTCAGTAAATTACTCTTCCTGTCATTCCAGTTCAGCTCCCTAATGCAAAATATATCAGGCAAAATATGGTTTTATGTCTGAGAGTAAATATTTATGGCCAGTAAACTTACTTTCTTTGCTCCAGTGGCAGGTTTGACAAAAGCATAAtttttggaaggtgtgtgtgtgtgcgtgtgtgttttcagGACAGTGCGATGACGGGACGCTGCATCTGCGTCTCCTGAATATCGATCGCCGCACACAGAGATGCCAGACAGTATTTGataaagtgtgtgtgcatgtgtgtgtgtgtgtgtgtgtgtgtgtgtgtgtgaatgatgaCACAAGAGAGGCTCAGAAAGACTAAATCAAAGTCAGGTGTAACTGAGTGtgaaagagaagagagaagaggAGTGCAGGGCTCGACCGGAGCTGAAGAAGAGATCAACAGAGACTctcagtgtgtctctgtgtgtgtgtgtgggtgtgtgtgtgtgtgtgtgtgtgtctgtgtctttgtgtgtgtgtctgtgtgtgtgtgtgtgtgtgtgtgtgtctgtgtgtgtgtgtgtgtgtgtgtgtgtgtgtgtgtgtgtatgtgtgtgtgtgtgtgtgtgtgtgtttgtgtgcacctgGAGAATGGAAGGATGAAAGTGGTACATCTAACTGTGTGCTGATGAACCATATCGAGGATCAACAAGAAACCTCAAGAACACAATGCTCAAGTtcacgtgcgtgtgtgtgtgtgtgtgtgtagagacaAGGTGACCTTACAGAACAGCACTGTGGCTGTAGCATGATGTACAAACTATAATATCTTAAACtacactgggaaaaaaaaaactatttcagtctttctgcttcaaaattacttgttgtttctttgtaatacattttgaaatttactagcagtgtgaaatgtaaaaaaacatggTTATATCTAGTATAAGGGTATACAGAACTCTTTGTTAATGACTGATAATGAATCCAAAAGCACACTATGGTATTACCACAGTACTTTAATCTGAGGTCAAAAGTGTCAAATCCAGCAGATCAATGAATCTAAATTCTTCTAAACAGCCCACACTCCCTCTCCAGAGGATTCAGAGACGCAGACATGAAAGACGAGAGGAGGAGATTCGGCTTCGGATGTCTCTAATagtttgttaaaatataaataatcctAATGAACACAATCTCTGGGATGCTCTAAGAAATGCAAATATTCAGTCAAATATTCCAAACTAACTTCAATTACTCCCATAATTAAACACATCGACACTTTGTTCCTCATTATGcctgttgtatgtgtgtgtgtgtgtgtgtgtgtgtgtgtgcatgaaatAAATGAGAAGTGTTGTATTATAATGTTCATCTGTTATAGGCTAATGGggatcacactcacacacacacagcactttgCACAATGATAACAAATCAAATACACtattatttacagttttaaaaaaaaattcaaaataggATCAGAAAGCATTTAATAAGAatattctgcatttttactttcaaatttcacatttaacttatgaaaaaatgtaaataaaaatgtgttacttGTTCCTTTTTaaattgtgaagaaaaaaaaatttctcaGTTAAAATTATTTCTACAGATTCTACACCTTTTTTCAGTGTAACTAATTTCCAACTTTTATGAAAAGTAGGTCACTTTAAAAGGATCTAATGTCTGTCTAATAAGGGTTATTCTGGAGTGTCCCTCTTCTAACTAATCTATAATGGCTTTTCATAAGCGGTTTTGGATTTAAGAGTAACTTTTAAATCATTAAGTCatataaggtctgtggttaatgTTATTTCAAGAGACTTTTGAATTACACCTCATTTCAGAAGCGATTTATCATGcatataaatgtacattattatGGCATGAGTTACAATCTATCAAACTTTTTTTATAagcacaaacattttaaaatgtacattggaGTTCTTGAAAATGTTATAGAAAAAAATTCCTGAACTATAACActattataaatttaataaaaaagtgattaagttgattttttttgtattttccattttgttttcattttagttaaaggtTTAGGAATTTTTATGCcgtgtttttatcatttttagtaGTTCTGcgttttttctgtctgtctgtccattttAGTTATTCAagttaaactatattaaaataagaaatgttgccctgacaactgttattttaatttatttacttaatttatatattatttcagttaacgactactttatttcaagtaactaaactgttttttattacttactataataaccctgaggCTAAAAACCTCCTTTCACTGACCATTTGctgctaattaattaattaatacattcattcattcattcgtagTGTTTAAACTCTGGCCTGTTTTGTTCCCCATTCGTAGAAAGTGATcgtaacacacacacgcagtgtTTGGGTCAGAGGAGATGGGCAGCTTTGAGACTGTCTCATAAAAGAAAAGAAGCTTAACAGAACACAAGATATGAACTACAAGACACAGAGAGCTTATCAAAGAGCAAAAGAAAGGAGGGAGAACACTTAAGACGAGGAGGAGATTACAGAGGAATAAAGTGATAATAATAGGCCCTTCCGGAAGAGAGccagtgagagagagcgagacttTAATCAGCTGCATGTGACATATGGGGGATTTTGTAAACCCTCATTAATATTCGTAATAGTCGTGATGGGTTATTGGAGTCTCTGAGCATAAGATTGACATGAACTTTAAGAATGTCTCTCTGGTTTCTCCTGTTGACTAGCATTCTTGATTACAGACACACGTGTGAGAAAGTAACTCGGCTGTGCTGTGGTGCTTCTAAcatctttttatttagttttgctgTTTTAAAAAAACAAGCATCAAGTTGCTTGTCATTAACTTTTTGAatgaattgtttgaaaatgtaaatacagtttCCTAACTGGAccatttaatatgagcatttatttctctttctttctttctttctttctttcaaatgtatttatttgtcattaatTTCTGCAAGTtccataaatgtcttttttaaatgcaaaaagacTTTTCAAAGCTTGCTTAATTTTATTGAATTGGTTCATTTGGATGGtatatttaaacaaacatttcaaaattaattaattgattcattTGTTACCTCCGTTATTCACACTGGTTTcacacagtttgttttgtttttgttttttttctctctctgtttaaacACTGTTAATAATGTGCACTCAGTAATTTTTTGCTTGACTTGCACTAGATCAAATGACCTTGACATACAAAACTGCATGAATGCATGACTAATCAAaaactatatttacattttcaaattatgaaaaattattcagttagccatgatttatttattctgtgaaaAAACTAAATCCAATAACAGAAAAAGATAAATTGAATAGTGCTACagtctattattattatgtgtttttcAAATTACTTTTTCACTTCAATCaagaaaacttttataatgattgtAAAATTACTGAGTGCACCTTTACACACCACCTTGAGATTGAGATATTCTTGCTATTGCACAAGATAAATACTAATCTGAATTAAATCATCTGATAACAGCCTCTTAAATAGTTTCAATGCAATAAGCtacctttgtttttattttattttatttttttgttagtaCAGATCAAGAGTGCAGCTTTAAAGGGAAATTAAAAGGGACAGTGCATGAAAAATGTCtctcatcattttctcaccatgAAATTGTAACAAccctgagtttctttcttctgctgagcacaaaaaaaagacactttGAAGAGTGTTGGTGATTAAACAACTGACTGTATGACTATGAATGACTTTCATAGTACTTCTATACGGTGTAAATCAATGGCTACAGTAAACTGTTTGgatcccaacattcttcaaaatatattcttttgtgggtaaactatccctttaatgaatttAAATTCAGAGTAGCACATGCACAGTCTAATATATTTTACACACATATTTCTTCTTCCTCAGACAGGCAAACAATGAATTTGAAGACTTTGACTGGATTGATGACAAGACGGATGTGAAAACGGATTTCTGACCAATGCGATCATTTCTAATGCTGTGGAATACAACTTCCCCAAACACATACCTGTAGATAGTATGCTTATAAACGAAGGCCACATCCCCTCCAGCTCCTCGTCAGGGGGCTGAGACAATCAGACGAGGTCATGGGCCGACGGGCAGCTGACACATCCAATGCGGTGCCGGCACTGGAGGTGCCTCTAGCTGGTGGTCGGGCTGTCCTGTCTCAGAAATGGGGCGCTTTGTGCAGCGTTGGCGTCCAAACATCGCCGGGTCTCCGCTCGCTTCCCTCAATGAAGAAGAGGACTCAAACTGTCAGTACGGCCAATGGACCGACTGCCGAAACAATGTCGCTAGACCGGGTGAGACGTTGTGAAGTCAACGGGAGTCTTGTCGACAAGACAGTATCCAGGAACCATGTGGCACAGGACAGGACGTCCCAGGAAAGCGATGTGTATTGTCAAATCAAAGCAAATCCAAACCAATCTGGACTAAGAGGGAGTTTAAAAAGAACCCCTCGGTATGTTAACGGAAGTATTGTTGCGCCAGAGGTGGTGGGTGGAGTTTGTAGTGAAGGGGCGGAGTCTGAGGAAGCAAGGCAGCAGAGTCAAACAATGATACGTGAATGTAGGCGGGGTCAGTCGCTGAAAGGGGAGGCAGCCAGGCCAGCCACCTGCTCGTACAACACGCCCCCTCGCCCATGTCGCATGATGACATTATCTCCCAGACTTTGCGCCAGCTGTGGGCGGAGACAATCTCAAGCCCCACCCTGCATGGCGCCTGCTTGTCGCAAACGAGCTGCCAGTCAGGTTCAAGCAAGCATGACTCTTCCGACACCACCGAGGAAAAGCTGTTCGCCTCGCTTGCAGAAAAGAAACTCAACGGTTGGACAGCCAACGTATGCGCAAATTCCGAATCACATTTTGCAAAATGCATGCTCCACCCCTTCACAATCCAACAAAAAAGATGCGCAAACAGAGACATCGACACAGTTTGAAAAACCCAATAATGACTCGACGACACACAAAACGCAACACACGCAAACACGAGTCAAAACAGAATCAACCGCACAACATGCACCACAAGATGCAAAGGACAAGTGTGCGACTACGCAAACACACAAATCTCCCATGTCTAAACCGATTGGCTGTGAGTCCCAAGCCACACCCACTCCTCCACCCAAGAAAGACTTGAAACCAATACAGGTCAAAAGTAAACCAGCACCTCCAGAGCTTCTGATTAGCTCAGGGACGGAGCCTAAACCACAAACCCCGCCTCCTCCTCCATCAGAACCTAAAAATGAGACGGAAACGGACTCTAAAGACACCCACCCACCTGCAACAGAcaatatcccacaatgcaaaggTGCACCTGGCGTTCTACATGGACTGCTGCAAAATGTAGAAGAAAATCTGCTGTATAATCAGGAAAAGATCAAAgttcttctcaatgtcattcaggATCTGGAGAAGAACAAAGCAATGAGTGAAGGGTAAGTGAGAGTGAGAGATTAGGCTATGGAGTTCATGAAAGCgtgtttgatttgtgattccaCACTTCCATCATCCCATAATTCCCCTGGTAACTGATGCATCCTGCGGCAACACCTTGAGAATCTCAATCATCAATGGGACATCGACCACaaactctctctatctctctcgctctctctctgatgGCTTACTTTCTCATCGCCACTGCTACACCTCCTAACGCATTTACACCCTCTCTTAATCTCTTATGAGTTTCCCTCTCTTTTTTCTcctccatccacacacacacagtttcatcAGAACTCTGCTTTGATTTAAACCTCAGCTCTGTCAAGATCGATCAGGAAAGTGACTGTGTTGTATGTTTTCAAGTGCTCATTTTCATTACATATTCAAAGACATTCAATAGAGGTCTGTATGCCTGTGGGATTCCCGCTGGACAAAATTTCTGAAAAACTCTCAAGTTTctacaagtgcatctcaataaattagaatgtcttggaaaagttaatttattttagtaattcaattcaaattgtgaaactcatatattaaataaattcagggcacacagactgaagttggttcttttaaatgtgatgattttggttcacatttaacaaaaacccaccaattcactatctcaacaaattagaatacttcataagaccaataaaaataaaaaataaaaataaaacatttttagtgaactgttggccttctggaaagtatgttcatttactgtagatgTATTCAATACTTGGTAGCTGCTCCTGTTGCTTTAATTACTTcctcaattcagcatggcatggaggtgatcagtttgtagcactgctgaggtggtgtggaagcccaggtttctttgacagtggccttcagctcatttagctgcattttttggtctcttgtttctcatcttgctcttgacaatactccatagattctctatggggttcaggtctggtgagtttgctggccagtcaagcacactaacaccacggtcatttaaccaacttttggtgcttttggcagtgtgggtaggtgccaaattctgctggaaaatgaaatcagcatcttcaaaaagctggtcagcagaaggaagcatgaagtaaAGGGGTGaggtgactttggttttcaaaaaacaaacaatgggtcaaaaccagcagatgacattgcacaacaaatcatcacagactgtggaaattaacactggacttcaagcaacctgggctatgagcttctccacccttcctccagactctaggacctgggtttccaaatgaaatacaacacttgctctcatttgaaaagaggactttggatcactgggcaacagtccagttcttcttctccttagcccaggtaagatgcctctgacattgtctttGGTTCAGGAATGGCTTaaaaggaatacgacaactgtagaaAGTTGTGTGGTTGCTCTTGATgacttgaccccagcctcagtctattccttgtgaagttcactcaaattcttgaaatgATTTTGCTTGGCAATCCTCATaagttctctcagttggttgtgcatctttttcttccacactttttcattacactcaactttctgttaacatgcttggatacagcactctgtgaacagtcagcttctttggcaatgaatgtttgtggcttaccctcgtTGTGAAGGGTGTCGATGATTATTTTCTGGACAAaggtcagatcagcagtcttctccatgattgcgtagcctagtgaaccaaactgagagaccatatTGAAGGCtgaggaaacctttgcaggtgttttgagttgattagctgattggcatgtcaccatattctgatttgttgatatagtgaattggtgggtttttgttaaatgtaagccaaaatcatcacaattaatagaaccaaagacttaaactacttcagtctgtgtgcattgtatttatttaatacacaagtttcacaatttgagttgaattactgttGAACTAAACACAGCATACAATAAGAGTGTCTCTTGTGGCTATTGAAAAGAAGACTCTTCTTTGTACAGTAATACCTGGAAATAagtaacaaataaaaatgcagaCGTGTAGGAATAAACTTGTGGATGGAAATGGGACGGAAAAGCACAGACCTCTAATTCTTTGTGTGAAACACAtgcttaaagtgtgtgtgtgtgtgtgtgtttttgtgacatatcaggacacaactctgtataatgacgtAGGTATGACACAAGTATTACAAgcagagggtgacttatgaggacataacccatgtccccacttttcaaaatgcttataaaccatacagaatgagtttttttgagaaagtaaaaatgtacaaagtttcctgtgagggttagggttaggtgtagggttggtgtagcgGATAGGAtatacttttcacaaaaacaaatgagtgcgtgtgtgtgtgtgtgtgtaggtcttcATACTTTCTTGTTTTTTCAGGCGTTGTTCTTACAGAACAGGTCAGGACATCAACAACTGTTCAACCTGCCAGAAAACAGCCTGCATTATATACAGGTAAACATCACCCCAGCAGTCCACTTAGGTCTATCATGTCACATTTTAGCTTTTTCGACCGTTTTCCTCCCTGTCCAAGACTTACAATTAAACAGGCTGATTCTGCTACTGTACTGTATGCAAATGACCTCTGCTGTGAACATTCACAACAGATACAGTATGAAAACTCAGAACTGAtgcaaaatgctaaaaatattaaCTGCACGACTTTTATCAACATCAAGCATTTCACAGTTCTCAAAGCCCAGCAACAACCACatgcaaaaatgctaatttttttgttttatgtttttgcttttatCTTGGTTATAGGCTGACAAAACCTCAGTTTACACGGTGACTCTTCAGACTTTCAGAAACAGCGCTCGATGCTGCACAGAGAGCATTAGCGGGTGTCACACAGGACACGCTGTGCTAAAAAACAGGTTGACAGTGACTGAACAGAGCAGAACACAGGAGTCTATAAGCCATgttaaaaatgctaaatgcagAAAAGAATCTCATGCAGAGAGATCCGTCTGATGCATATGTACTGTACATAGTATAGATCATCTATAGTTTGTTGAaggcatgtagtagattgtgtgtGACAGGTTTATCAGCAACATTTTGTTTGGCCTTATTTGTGTAACTGATACAGTAGGCTTCATAGGGTTAAAACACTACTCAAAGGAGCAAGAAAATCCATTTTCCGTGacccatttaaaatattataaattgtgCAGAGAGCCACATCTGAATTATGAGTCTTCTGGGGGGCAGAAACAGACATAAATTCACCAAGAGACCATGAGAATGATTTAAGTGTTGCATCAATATCCTACAGCAGAAACATATGAGCATCTACTCTACTCAGATGAAACAGATTTTTTCAGTCTTAATTGGTGTCTCTTGCTAAGAAAACTCAGAAAAAAAGTAGAATTCTTTAAGTAGGCAGTTAAATAGAGTAGAGTGTGTGCTTTTGTAGGTGTGTGATGTATTTATTAGAGTCAGCTGTTTGTGTCTTATAATCAAGGGACATTGAGCTCAAGATCCCTTTCAGCTGTAATGAAGCCctgagggacacacacacacaaacacacatatcaaAAAGCCAGAGAAAACTGTGAACCTGTGCGATATCCCTcctgtcacacaaacacacacacattcagtca
This window encodes:
- the LOC127971196 gene encoding protein INSYN2B-like isoform X2, whose product is MGRRAADTSNAVPALEVPLAGGRAVLSQKWGALCSVGVQTSPGLRSLPSMKKRTQTVSTANGPTAETMSLDRVRRCEVNGSLVDKTVSRNHVAQDRTSQESDVYCQIKANPNQSGLRGSLKRTPRYVNGSIVAPEVVGGVCSEGAESEEARQQSQTMIRECRRGQSLKGEAARPATCSYNTPPRPCRMMTLSPRLCASCGRRQSQAPPCMAPACRKRAASQVQASMTLPTPPRKSCSPRLQKRNSTVGQPTYAQIPNHILQNACSTPSQSNKKDAQTETSTQFEKPNNDSTTHKTQHTQTRVKTESTAQHAPQDAKDKCATTQTHKSPMSKPIGCESQATPTPPPKKDLKPIQVKSKPAPPELLISSGTEPKPQTPPPPPSEPKNETETDSKDTHPPATDNIPQCKGAPGVLHGLLQNVEENLLYNQEKIKVLLNVIQDLEKNKAMSEGRCSYRTGQDINNCSTCQKTACIIYRLTKPQFTR
- the LOC127971196 gene encoding protein INSYN2B-like isoform X1, with translation MGRRAADTSNAVPALEVPLAGGRAVLSQKWGALCSVGVQTSPGLRSLPSMKKRTQTVSTANGPTAETMSLDRVRRCEVNGSLVDKTVSRNHVAQDRTSQESDVYCQIKANPNQSGLRGSLKRTPRYVNGSIVAPEVVGGVCSEGAESEEARQQSQTMIRECRRGQSLKGEAARPATCSYNTPPRPCRMMTLSPRLCASCGRRQSQAPPCMAPACRKRAASQVQASMTLPTPPRKSCSPRLQKRNSTVGQPTYAQIPNHILQNACSTPSQSNKKDAQTETSTQFEKPNNDSTTHKTQHTQTRVKTESTAQHAPQDAKDKCATTQTHKSPMSKPIGCESQATPTPPPKKDLKPIQVKSKPAPPELLISSGTEPKPQTPPPPPSEPKNETETDSKDTHPPATDNIPQCKGAPGVLHGLLQNVEENLLYNQEKIKVLLNVIQDLEKNKAMSEGRCSYRTGQDINNCSTCQKTACIIYSVEHDFRVQEGRLQSILEALDEAEYDVPAPVPKPAYMRPRTKSRVKKLRKKCFWWL